Proteins encoded by one window of Halobaculum halobium:
- a CDS encoding DUF7525 family protein has product METETLESDKAIGVSLVFGALAVVGAGFMFAGASQIVMAWGFALAMTAAILAVVAVQAFDV; this is encoded by the coding sequence ATGGAAACCGAGACTCTCGAAAGCGACAAGGCGATCGGCGTCTCGCTGGTGTTCGGCGCGCTCGCCGTCGTCGGCGCGGGATTCATGTTCGCCGGCGCCTCGCAGATCGTGATGGCCTGGGGGTTCGCGCTAGCGATGACGGCGGCGATCCTGGCTGTCGTCGCGGTCCAGGCGTTCGACGTCTGA
- a CDS encoding DUF7123 family protein gives MTEYTDEEKRILAYLRDSVSRGEEYFRAKNIAEAIGLSAKQVGTRLPTLAEKAEEVDIEKWGRARSTTWRVELS, from the coding sequence ATGACGGAGTACACCGACGAGGAGAAGCGCATCCTCGCGTACCTGCGCGACAGCGTCTCCCGGGGGGAGGAGTACTTCCGGGCGAAGAACATCGCGGAGGCCATCGGCCTCTCCGCCAAGCAGGTCGGTACCCGACTTCCGACGCTCGCCGAGAAGGCCGAGGAGGTCGACATCGAAAAGTGGGGTCGCGCCCGCTCGACCACCTGGCGCGTCGAACTCTCGTAG
- a CDS encoding SRPBCC family protein — MTVRVRREFVFDADPEDVWAFISDPAKRAGAISVVDEYEVADDGTATWHVRLPIPVIRSSIAVDTEEVRKEPPTYVKFVGKSRAFRVTGEHTVSETDDGRARLVNEFVVDGRLPGVESFFERKFSDELDNLERALERELGLA, encoded by the coding sequence ATGACCGTGCGTGTACGCCGGGAGTTCGTCTTCGACGCCGACCCGGAGGACGTCTGGGCGTTCATTTCCGACCCGGCCAAACGTGCCGGGGCCATAAGCGTCGTCGACGAGTACGAGGTGGCGGATGACGGGACCGCGACGTGGCACGTCCGCCTGCCGATCCCGGTGATCCGATCGAGCATCGCCGTCGACACTGAGGAGGTGCGAAAGGAGCCGCCGACGTACGTCAAGTTCGTCGGGAAGTCGCGGGCGTTCCGCGTGACCGGCGAACACACCGTCTCGGAGACCGACGACGGACGCGCTCGCCTCGTCAACGAGTTCGTCGTCGACGGTCGGCTCCCGGGCGTCGAGTCGTTCTTCGAGCGGAAGTTCAGCGACGAGTTGGACAACC